In Ruminiclostridium papyrosolvens DSM 2782, the following proteins share a genomic window:
- a CDS encoding type I polyketide synthase yields MSNFEENGSLDGAIAIIGMAGRLPGADNTEKFWENLYNGVESVKFFKHDDLVKMGIDEHLLDNPKYVAADAILDGMDMFDAEFFDYSAREAEIMDPQHRLFLESAWEVLESAGYNSDLYDGRVAVYASANLSGYMVRNLYSNPGLVESLGSFKIMIANGQDFLATKVSYKMNLMGPSVNVNTLCSSSMVAVHYACQSLNNFECDIAMAGGVSFQVSRNETFFYQEGGIGSADGHCRAFDSKANGTVSGSGLGILALKRLEDAIADGDYIHAVIKGTGINNDGSSKNSYTAPNVDGQAECIAEAIEMSGVNPETITYIDAHGTGTNLGDPIEIAALTKAFRAYTDKKEFCAIGSAKTNIGHLVNGGGVASMIKTILSMKHRIIPASLNFEEPNPKIDFVNSPFYVNSEPAKWETEGFPLRAGVSSFGIGGTNTHIILEEAPAAEPSQESQRPYQLISLSAKTETALEKMTQNLAEHIKKNPDLNIADIAFTHHVGRRSFNHRRIVVCKNLEDLGVKLSNTTCENVFSYFQKHKDRPVVFMLPGDTKYINKCGELYRTEEKFRNTVDYCADFLLPILGTDIRTLLESDRTGNKNSSIEKSTAFVAQYSMAKLLQESGIKPESMIGEGTGEYVAACISEVFGLEDALRITASEDKDFSGILSEINLSIPEIPFVSSVSGKWIEDSMATSTDYWLKQRNCSLSAQGLQEIVSDDERIFVEIGNGKRFSSEAGTSFIAVQLESKSSSESFMECMGKIWVYGGKLDWNKLYEEENRHRIPLPTYPFERQRYWIEPGVRNESKKEQEFPVSDKSEIDEKVLTEATKGNISISVDLDEAEKKKQIEDILLFKAKLEKLCSEFQGKINVSPLLLKGPEKLTGDMDGSEKLSKRPRPDLDVPYVEPSSEVEKVIAEYWKKVLGFEKLGIHDDFFELGGHSLIAAAVAADLSKVFKIQIPMTKLLEATTIADVAEMIETFRWAMQGEEEAAAAQEEMEGGTI; encoded by the coding sequence ATGAGTAATTTTGAAGAAAACGGCTCTTTGGACGGTGCAATAGCCATAATAGGTATGGCAGGCCGTTTACCGGGTGCTGATAATACGGAGAAGTTCTGGGAGAATCTTTATAACGGCGTGGAGTCAGTAAAATTTTTTAAACATGATGATTTGGTAAAGATGGGTATAGATGAACATCTGCTGGATAATCCCAAGTATGTTGCTGCGGATGCTATTTTGGATGGTATGGACATGTTTGATGCAGAGTTTTTTGATTATTCTGCCAGAGAAGCCGAAATTATGGACCCACAACATCGCCTGTTTTTGGAAAGTGCATGGGAGGTACTTGAAAGTGCCGGATATAATTCAGATTTGTATGACGGACGAGTTGCAGTATATGCAAGTGCAAACTTAAGCGGATACATGGTAAGAAACCTGTATTCCAATCCGGGACTTGTTGAAAGTCTGGGATCCTTCAAAATAATGATAGCAAACGGACAGGATTTTCTTGCAACAAAGGTGTCCTACAAAATGAATCTAATGGGGCCAAGTGTAAATGTCAACACTTTATGTTCATCCTCTATGGTGGCGGTTCATTACGCTTGTCAAAGTCTTAATAACTTTGAGTGTGATATTGCTATGGCAGGTGGGGTCAGCTTTCAGGTGTCAAGAAACGAGACCTTCTTTTATCAGGAAGGCGGCATCGGTTCAGCAGACGGACACTGCCGTGCATTTGACTCAAAAGCCAATGGAACGGTAAGCGGAAGCGGACTTGGCATATTAGCATTAAAAAGACTGGAAGATGCAATTGCCGACGGAGATTATATACATGCGGTTATAAAAGGAACAGGTATAAATAATGACGGTTCTTCAAAGAACAGCTATACTGCTCCAAATGTAGACGGTCAGGCGGAATGTATTGCTGAGGCCATAGAAATGTCCGGAGTTAACCCGGAAACAATAACATACATAGATGCTCACGGAACGGGTACAAATCTGGGAGACCCCATTGAAATAGCCGCTTTGACTAAGGCATTCAGAGCATATACCGATAAAAAAGAATTTTGTGCCATAGGTTCGGCAAAAACCAATATTGGACATCTTGTAAATGGCGGTGGAGTGGCAAGTATGATAAAAACAATACTTTCCATGAAACACAGAATAATTCCGGCGAGTCTGAATTTTGAGGAACCGAATCCCAAAATAGATTTTGTAAACAGCCCGTTTTATGTAAATAGTGAGCCTGCAAAATGGGAAACAGAAGGTTTTCCGCTAAGAGCAGGTGTTAGTTCCTTTGGAATCGGCGGTACCAATACACATATTATTCTTGAGGAAGCCCCTGCTGCGGAACCATCCCAAGAATCACAAAGACCGTACCAGCTGATTTCACTATCAGCAAAGACAGAAACAGCACTGGAAAAAATGACGCAAAATCTTGCTGAACATATTAAGAAAAATCCTGACTTGAATATAGCAGATATAGCCTTTACACATCATGTCGGCAGAAGGAGTTTCAATCACCGCAGAATTGTTGTATGTAAAAACCTTGAAGATTTGGGAGTTAAATTGAGTAATACTACATGTGAAAATGTATTCTCATACTTCCAAAAACACAAGGACAGGCCGGTTGTATTTATGTTACCTGGAGATACAAAATACATAAATAAATGCGGTGAATTGTACAGGACAGAAGAAAAGTTCAGAAATACTGTGGACTACTGTGCTGATTTTCTATTGCCAATATTGGGTACAGATATCAGAACTTTACTTGAATCAGACAGAACCGGTAATAAAAATAGCAGTATTGAAAAGTCAACAGCTTTTGTTGCACAGTATTCAATGGCAAAACTCCTGCAGGAGTCAGGCATAAAACCTGAAAGTATGATAGGTGAAGGTACGGGAGAATATGTTGCCGCATGCATTTCTGAAGTTTTTGGTCTTGAAGATGCATTGAGAATTACTGCTTCTGAAGACAAGGATTTTTCGGGTATTCTTTCAGAAATCAATTTAAGTATACCTGAGATACCTTTTGTATCATCCGTAAGTGGAAAATGGATAGAGGATTCCATGGCCACAAGTACTGATTACTGGCTGAAACAGCGTAATTGCAGTTTATCAGCTCAAGGCTTGCAGGAAATTGTGTCTGATGATGAAAGGATTTTTGTTGAAATCGGCAACGGTAAAAGGTTCTCATCGGAAGCAGGAACTTCTTTTATTGCAGTTCAGCTTGAAAGCAAAAGCTCCTCTGAGTCATTTATGGAATGTATGGGAAAGATTTGGGTTTACGGAGGAAAGCTTGACTGGAATAAATTATATGAAGAAGAAAATAGACACCGTATTCCACTGCCCACATATCCCTTTGAAAGGCAGCGATATTGGATTGAACCGGGTGTAAGAAATGAAAGCAAAAAAGAGCAGGAATTTCCTGTTTCAGATAAATCGGAAATTGACGAAAAGGTTCTTACAGAGGCTACAAAGGGAAATATATCAATATCAGTAGATTTGGATGAAGCTGAAAAGAAAAAGCAAATAGAAGATATTCTTCTTTTTAAAGCTAAACTTGAAAAGCTGTGCTCAGAATTCCAAGGCAAAATAAATGTTTCACCACTATTACTAAAAGGGCCGGAAAAACTAACCGGAGATATGGATGGCTCTGAGAAGCTTAGTAAAAGGCCTCGTCCCGATTTGGATGTACCTTATGTTGAGCCTTCAAGTGAGGTTGAAAAAGTAATTGCGGAGTACTGGAAAAAGGTTCTTGGCTTTGAAAAACTGGGAATACATGACGATTTCTTTGAACTGGGAGGCCATTCGCTGATTGCTGCCGCCGTTGCAGCTGATTTGAGCAAGGTATTCAAAATACAGATTCCAATGACAAAGCTTTTGGAGGCTACAACAATAGCGGATGTTGCCGAAATGATTGAAACCTTCCGTTGGGCAATGCAGGGAGAAGAAGAGGCGGCAGCTGCGCAAGAGGAAATGGAAGGCGGCACAATATAA